The Manis javanica isolate MJ-LG chromosome 13, MJ_LKY, whole genome shotgun sequence region CAAAGGCTCCGTCCACATCTTCATCCAGGACCTGAACCTGTCCCTCAGTCACCTTGGTGAGCCGGCCAGGGGAATGAGGCCTCTGGGGCAGCAGGGCGGTCAGCAGGCTGGGCTTCTCACCCCTGCGCTGTCCCCCAGCCCTGAAGGGAGACCAGGAGTCCCTGCTGCTGGAGGGGCTGCCCGGGACTCCGCAGCCCCACCGCCTGCCCCTGGCCGGGACCACCTTTCAGCTGCGACAGGGGCCGGATCAGTCGCAGAGCCTAGAAGCCCTGGGACCCATTAATGCGTCTCTCGTCGTCATGGTAATGGCGAGGCTGACGGCAAGGGGCAGGAGGATATGGGCACCCTGGTAGGGACTGGAGCTTGACTTCTGTTTGACGCCCCGCGCCCTCCCCGCCGCTGCCAGGTACTGTCCCAGACAGAGCTGCCCGCTGTCCGCTTCCGTTTCAACGCGCCCATCGCCCGTGAGGCGCTGCCTCCCTACTCATGGCACTACGCGCCCTGGACCAAGTGCTCGGCCCAGTGTGCGGGCGGTGAGGCCGGGGGGCGGCGGAGGGGGCGGGCACTGGGCACGGGCTGACCGGCTGGGCCGGGCGGGGCTGAGCGGGCCTCTCGCCCGCCCGCAGGCAGCCAGGTGCAGGCCGTGGAGTGCCGCAGTCAGTTGGACGGCTCGGCCGTGGCGCCCCACCACTGCAGCGCCCACAGCAAGCTGCCCAGGAGACAGCGAGCCTGCAACACGGAGCCCTGCCCGCCGGAGTGAGTGCCCCCGGGACGGGGCGACCGGCCCCGGCCCTGCCCCCGTGGGCTGGGGGCTCCCCTGGAGTCCGAGGCAGAGCCGTGACGCTCCCTAAGTCAAGTCTTGGGGGCCGTCCTGGGTACCCATGTGGTTAAGGGTGCTGATGTTCCAAGCGCGGCGTTCATGGTGCTGGCGCCTGCAGGTGCCAGTTTCCAAAATCACGCCGGTTGCTAGGGGGGAGGAGGCCACGCCCGCGCCCCGAGTAGGCCCCGCCCCGCATACCCTCTGactgccaccccctccccacagctgGGTGGTGGGGAACTGGTCGCGCTGCAGCCGCAGCTGTGACGCGGGCGTGCGTAGCCGCTCTGTCGTGTGCCAGCGTCGCGTGTCGGCCGCCGAGGAGAAGGCGCTGGACGACAGCGCGTGCCGGCAGCCGCGCCCGCCGGTCCTGGAAGCCTGCCACGGCCCCGCCTGCCCGCCCGAGTGGGCCGCCCTCGACTGGTCCGAGGTCAGCTGCACCCCTCCTCGCCTCCCACCGGACCAGCATCCCCGCCACGCCTTGTGCGCGGGCAGGGCCGGGGCACCCACTGAGCCTGCAACGCCCCGTCCAATTGCAGTGCACCCCCAGCTGTGGGCCCGGCCTCCGCCATCGCATCGTCCTGTGCAAGAGCTCCGACCACCGCGCCACGCTGCCCCCGGGGCACTGCCCGCCCGCAGCCAAGCCTCCCGCCACCATGCGCTGCAACTTGCGTCGCTGCCCCCCAGCTCGCTGGGTGGCGGGCGAGTGGGGCGAGGTAGGTGGGTGGTCTGGGGGTGGGTGCGGGGACAGGGGGCGACCCGGTGGCGGCTCAGCGACGACTCCCCTCAGTGCTCCGCGCAGTGCGGCTTCGGGCATCAACAGCGTGCGGTGCGCTGCTCCGGCCACACCGGCCAGCCGTCGCGCGAGTGCTCCGAGGCTCTGCGGCCGCCCGCCACGCAGCAGTGCGAGGCCAAGTGCGACAGCGCGCCCCCTGGGGACGGCCCGGAAGGTACGTGGGGCGGGAGgccgtggggggggggggcaccaGGAGGGCCCTGTCGAAAGGAACCGCAGGAGAGCACAGGAGCCCTGACCATCAGCCCTAGAGCTTCTCCAGCCACCAAAAGGCCAACTTCCACCATCGCCCCCCACccagcatttattaagtgccacTGTGTGCCAAGCGTTGCAGTCCCTTGATCCTTCTGTGGTCATTCCCTAGCCACTTCATGACCTTTGCCCTATTCATCTCCAGTTGCttagtatttttcctttaaatcagAGTTTCTGAACCTCAGGCCCCATTGACATTTGGGGCCGGATGGTCCTTGGTCGTGGGGGGCTGCCCTGCGGGCTGTAGGGTATGCAGCAGGATGGCGAGCCTCCACCTGCTAGATGCCAATAGCACCTCTGCCCGCACTGATAAAACCAAAAATGCCTCTAGGCATCGCCAACTGTCCCCTGGGGGCAAAATGGCACCCCCTTGAGAGCCACCTATTTAAATATGCCCCGTTTTGTTCCTACCTAAGTAAACTGATTTTTCTTAGCAAAATGCTGCTTCCGCAGGGCACAGGCCCAAACCAACTAGGTTTACCTTCCACCTCTGTGCCCCTGTTTACTCATCTGTCAAGGGGGCTAGGTGATATGTTCACTCCCGGGGGGTGCCCAATTATTGTATATGAGGGAGAGGAAGTCAGATGATCCACGTGAAGCCCCTCCACCAGCATCAGGCCTGTCCTACATCAAGTGGGAGCCCACATCCATTGTCATGAACGGACTGTCCATTACCACGGACACAGAATATACAAATACCCACTGGAGCTCAAGGTTCTCACCCTGCTACAAAGGGGAATGAGCACGGATCACGGCCCCGAGAGGGTCCAAAGGAGAACTGGGAAAGGAagacttttctaggaatttaataTTGTGTCCAAGCTCCAGACCCCACACTCTCGAAATCTTCAGCCTAATGACAGTTACTATTATAAGGCCCCTTTGAgaggtgaggaaacagaagcccagTGAAGCTAGGAAGCGCTGTGAGAGGGCTGAGACCTGAACCCCGATTTCTCCCACCCTCTGCAGAGTGCAAGGACGTGAACAAGGTCGCCTACTGCCCCCTGGTGCTCAAATTCCAGTTCTGCAGCCGAGCCTACTTCCGCCAGATGTGCTGCAAAACATGCCAGGGCCGCTAGGGGGCGCACGGTGCCCCCGGAATCACAGCTGGTCACCGGCTGGCGGGGGGTTGGGGGGTGCCCCGGCCTGCCGCCCGCCAGGCTGCAGGAGTCGAGCGGGCGGGAGCTGCCAGTAAAGGGTGAGATGGAGCCGAGAGTTATTTATTGGGAACCCCTGCAGGGCCTCTGACCGGGGGATGGAGAGGGGCTGGCCGCCCCCAGGGCTCATCATCATCCCTTCTCCCAGTTAATGGGGAGACCCCCTCCAGGGTGGGTTTGAGGAGGGGACAACTGCTCGCCCTAGTGCccttttcacccacccacccccgaGGGAGGCCCAACACTGTCCCCACTTTGATCGGAATACGTACTGTGAAGAGCGGGGATGCCGGtgccctgcccccagcactgCCCTGTCCCTCTGCTCTGAGCTGGGGCGGGGGGCTCACGCCgctatgggggtggggggttagcACCACTTCCCTGACACCCTGCCCCGGACCAGACCAGCTACAGGGAtgaggcagagctgggcagatccagtccagcctctgccctgcctgccccaggggAACCCCAACATCCAGGCCGCCCCCATCATGGTGCtacaggccctgccctggggcccATACACCCCTCGCCAGGAAGCCCGACGTCAATAAAGTTCTGCCTTGTGTAGATTTCTGCGCGTGGCTGTGGCTGTGCCAGGGAGCCTTGGTCACATTTATCCCCCACCCCCGAGTGGATGCAGCCTCAGCCTCCTGCTCCCCGCGGGTGGCCCCCCAGCAGCCTGAAGGAGGCTTTCACTGACACAGGCCAGAGCCCGGGGATTTTACAGGTTCTCAAAGGAGGCTCTCAGAGCCACACGGCCTGGCACTTGCCATCCCCCTGCTGCCACACTCCGGGCTCTCCGCGGGCTCCAGCCTCCCGCCTCCTGGAACTCCGGGAGTCTCGCGCCACAGTTTTCATCTTGGGGCCTTTGCTAGAGCGGCTTCCTCTGCCAGGTGCGCCCTCTGCTTCTTGTCCGCCAGGCTACCTCCAGCTCACACTTCAGTCTCAGCATGAACGTCGCCTCCTCCCAGAAGCCTTCCCTGTCGCCCTCCGTAAAGTGGGGGTCCTGCCTGCTCATTCGCTCAGTGCCTGAAGGCCTTGCAGGCCCCAAGCCAGTCCTTTGGGCAAAGGCGCAGAATTCCGCCGTCGGGGGGCAGGGCGGAGACGGGACCCTCCCCAGATGTGGCCACTAGGGGGCGCCGCGTCCTGCCAACCCCTAGGCCGGGGTGCTGTGTGCCCGCCGAGAGCGCAGGGAAGACCCAGTCCCTGGTCCTCGCTGCTAGACCCTGTCAGGTGCCTCGGCCACCTCCCCACTGTGTGCCTCGGGGAGGTGACAGCCTGTTGGAGC contains the following coding sequences:
- the ADAMTS10 gene encoding A disintegrin and metalloproteinase with thrombospondin motifs 10 isoform X6 translates to MTQMNSAASSMESNREVCSELWCLSKSNRCITNSIPAAEGTLCQTHTIDKGVSAQPRSWSHARPCGRVLRRRFRPRPLPSGPAPWPEATPRPPTLCLGHAPAGPDCIPAPRPHLRPPRAPSQEAGASSSEAVGARGPRQHTGADSPLPSARSGATSGCVYPSGRGRRAWTGPGARGPRGETAAGRAAAACPPPAATATAPGQRLVASTAWAKDGGTAPATPTTVPQAPRTSEKCSARSLTASPSVENSTHGRPTEEACSLTCLADGFNFYTERAAAVVDGTPCRPDTVDICVSGECKHVGCDRVLGSDLREDKCRVCGGDGSACRTIEGVFSPASPGAGYEEVVWIPKGSVHIFIQDLNLSLSHLALKGDQESLLLEGLPGTPQPHRLPLAGTTFQLRQGPDQSQSLEALGPINASLVVMVLSQTELPAVRFRFNAPIAREALPPYSWHYAPWTKCSAQCAGGSQVQAVECRSQLDGSAVAPHHCSAHSKLPRRQRACNTEPCPPDWVVGNWSRCSRSCDAGVRSRSVVCQRRVSAAEEKALDDSACRQPRPPVLEACHGPACPPEWAALDWSECTPSCGPGLRHRIVLCKSSDHRATLPPGHCPPAAKPPATMRCNLRRCPPARWVAGEWGECSAQCGFGHQQRAVRCSGHTGQPSRECSEALRPPATQQCEAKCDSAPPGDGPEECKDVNKVAYCPLVLKFQFCSRAYFRQMCCKTCQGR
- the ADAMTS10 gene encoding A disintegrin and metalloproteinase with thrombospondin motifs 10 isoform X5; the protein is MTQMNSAASSMESNRVSEVCSELWCLSKSNRCITNSIPAAEGTLCQTHTIDKGVSAQPRSWSHARPCGRVLRRRFRPRPLPSGPAPWPEATPRPPTLCLGHAPAGPDCIPAPRPHLRPPRAPSQEAGASSSEAVGARGPRQHTGADSPLPSARSGATSGCVYPSGRGRRAWTGPGARGPRGETAAGRAAAACPPPAATATAPGQRLVASTAWAKDGGTAPATPTTVPQAPRTSEKCSARSLTASPSVENSTHGRPTEEACSLTCLADGFNFYTERAAAVVDGTPCRPDTVDICVSGECKHVGCDRVLGSDLREDKCRVCGGDGSACRTIEGVFSPASPGAGYEEVVWIPKGSVHIFIQDLNLSLSHLALKGDQESLLLEGLPGTPQPHRLPLAGTTFQLRQGPDQSQSLEALGPINASLVVMVLSQTELPAVRFRFNAPIAREALPPYSWHYAPWTKCSAQCAGGSQVQAVECRSQLDGSAVAPHHCSAHSKLPRRQRACNTEPCPPDWVVGNWSRCSRSCDAGVRSRSVVCQRRVSAAEEKALDDSACRQPRPPVLEACHGPACPPEWAALDWSECTPSCGPGLRHRIVLCKSSDHRATLPPGHCPPAAKPPATMRCNLRRCPPARWVAGEWGECSAQCGFGHQQRAVRCSGHTGQPSRECSEALRPPATQQCEAKCDSAPPGDGPEECKDVNKVAYCPLVLKFQFCSRAYFRQMCCKTCQGR